Proteins from a genomic interval of Geodermatophilus obscurus DSM 43160:
- a CDS encoding heavy-metal-associated domain-containing protein → MLSSTPRTFIGSTTFTVTGMTCGHCQRAVAEEISAVDGVESVTVDPASGTVTVTADRPVDRADIAAAVDEAGYALVP, encoded by the coding sequence ATGCTGTCCAGCACGCCGCGCACCTTCATCGGCTCGACCACCTTCACCGTCACCGGCATGACCTGCGGGCACTGCCAGCGCGCCGTTGCCGAGGAGATCTCCGCCGTCGACGGCGTCGAGTCGGTCACCGTCGACCCGGCCAGCGGCACCGTCACCGTCACCGCCGACCGCCCCGTGGACCGGGCCGACATCGCTGCCGCCGTCGACGAGGCCGGCTACGCCCTCGTCCCGTGA
- a CDS encoding GDSL-type esterase/lipase family protein, which translates to MGGSGRDRGAWRRLGPDRLPLGVRRDTSVDVARRWPAETERRLKDGERYGVVVAVGLNDVVLEDGRRRVSRERSLAALAEVLDGAAARGWAALVVGPPPVSEAGGSARAVDLSAGMAGVCAGRAVPFVDTTGLADDAVWVAEVAAGDAYHPSTRGYARLAALVEPALLRWLAAHVAPSSPGVP; encoded by the coding sequence CTGGGTGGGTCCGGTCGCGACCGCGGCGCGTGGCGCAGGCTGGGACCTGACCGCCTACCCCTGGGCGTGCGCCGGGACACCTCGGTCGACGTCGCCCGGCGCTGGCCGGCCGAGACGGAGCGGCGGCTCAAGGACGGCGAGCGGTACGGCGTGGTCGTCGCCGTCGGTCTCAACGACGTCGTGCTGGAGGACGGGCGCCGGCGGGTCTCGCGGGAACGGTCGCTGGCCGCGCTGGCCGAGGTCCTCGACGGCGCGGCCGCGCGGGGGTGGGCAGCGCTGGTCGTCGGACCGCCGCCGGTGTCGGAGGCGGGGGGAAGCGCGAGGGCCGTGGACCTCTCCGCCGGCATGGCGGGGGTGTGCGCCGGGCGGGCGGTGCCGTTCGTCGACACCACCGGCCTGGCGGACGACGCGGTGTGGGTCGCCGAGGTCGCGGCCGGCGACGCGTACCACCCGTCCACCCGCGGCTACGCCCGTCTGGCCGCACTCGTCGAGCCGGCGCTCCTGCGCTGGCTGGCCGCGCACGTCGCGCCGTCGTCCCCGGGGGTCCCGTGA
- a CDS encoding SemiSWEET transporter — protein sequence MIAALGSLAAALSITVVWPQVWLSCRHGRTLGLSPTGSWLAVGLNLCWLTSGLLVGDTPQIATHAVVGAGNTAVLAALLLTQPHARSAQVLLRTAAGAAGLAALAAGGVAAVVLGADTTQVTSVLASVTTVVGIVAALPQLLGILFDRAQDLSGMSPARWYLGAGSCASWTAYGWLLGQPTVWLSAGFGLVCAVTTCAVLRTRRPAPPAAPVVPLRPAAAPRRVLAAAA from the coding sequence ATGATCGCCGCCCTCGGCTCCCTCGCGGCCGCCCTCAGCATCACCGTCGTCTGGCCTCAGGTGTGGCTCTCCTGCCGGCACGGCCGCACCCTCGGCCTCTCCCCGACGGGCAGCTGGCTCGCCGTCGGCCTCAACCTGTGCTGGCTGACCTCCGGCCTCCTCGTCGGCGACACCCCGCAGATCGCCACCCACGCCGTCGTCGGCGCCGGCAACACCGCCGTCCTCGCCGCCCTCCTCCTCACCCAGCCGCACGCGCGCTCGGCGCAGGTCCTGCTGCGCACCGCCGCCGGAGCCGCGGGCCTCGCCGCGCTCGCCGCGGGCGGCGTCGCCGCCGTCGTCCTCGGGGCGGACACGACGCAGGTCACGTCCGTGCTCGCCTCGGTCACCACCGTCGTCGGCATCGTCGCCGCGCTGCCCCAGCTGCTGGGCATCCTGTTCGACCGCGCCCAGGACCTGTCCGGCATGTCCCCGGCGCGCTGGTACCTCGGCGCCGGCTCCTGCGCCTCCTGGACCGCCTACGGCTGGCTCCTCGGTCAGCCGACGGTCTGGCTGTCGGCCGGCTTCGGCCTGGTCTGCGCCGTCACCACCTGCGCCGTCCTGCGCACCCGGCGGCCGGCGCCTCCTGCCGCTCCGGTCGTCCCGCTGCGCCCGGCAGCAGCCCCGCGCAGGGTGCTGGCGGCCGCGGCCTGA
- a CDS encoding GNAT family N-acetyltransferase: MTAAATTIRRATPADAATVAAMVREIAAHEDQTAHVHVPDAQWHGLLERAEVIVLLAERDGAAVGYVSAIRQLHLWTGGDVVNLDDLYVRPGHRDAGVGRRLMAALATVATPEQLLIRWGMEVDNVDAQRFYRRLGATLRPKILAAWPPAAYTVPAADN, translated from the coding sequence ATGACCGCTGCCGCCACCACGATCCGCCGCGCGACCCCCGCGGACGCCGCGACCGTCGCCGCGATGGTCCGCGAGATCGCCGCACACGAGGACCAGACCGCGCACGTGCACGTGCCCGACGCACAGTGGCACGGGCTGCTCGAGCGGGCCGAGGTGATCGTGCTGCTGGCCGAGCGCGACGGCGCGGCCGTCGGCTACGTCTCCGCGATCCGGCAGCTGCACCTGTGGACCGGCGGCGACGTGGTCAACCTCGACGACCTCTACGTCCGGCCCGGGCACCGCGACGCCGGCGTCGGCCGACGGCTGATGGCTGCCCTCGCCACCGTGGCCACACCCGAGCAGCTGCTCATCCGGTGGGGCATGGAGGTCGACAACGTCGACGCCCAGCGGTTCTACCGCCGCCTCGGCGCCACCCTGCGGCCCAAGATCCTCGCCGCCTGGCCGCCCGCCGCGTACACCGTGCCGGCTGCCGACAACTGA
- a CDS encoding GNAT family N-acetyltransferase translates to MNLHVRAAALDDVPAAAEALADAFAEYPWTRWTVDADGHGDRLRALHHLYLSAVAVPFGRVDLGEAGQELVGIAVWVPSTGVPDEVWAHVGPAAAELAGHRAAAAAEAEERLTDRRPRKPHLTLASLGVVQHRQGRGFGAALLAPGLDRADQDELPVWLETSAEPNVRFYRRLGFAVTDVVDLPRGGPRTWLMLREPGTTTADRTATAAVGRRAESAP, encoded by the coding sequence ATGAACCTGCATGTGCGCGCGGCGGCGCTCGACGACGTCCCGGCCGCCGCCGAGGCGCTCGCCGACGCCTTCGCCGAGTACCCGTGGACCCGGTGGACGGTCGACGCCGACGGCCACGGCGATCGGCTGCGGGCGCTGCACCACCTCTACCTGTCCGCCGTCGCAGTGCCCTTCGGTCGCGTCGACCTCGGGGAGGCGGGGCAGGAACTCGTGGGCATCGCGGTCTGGGTGCCCAGCACCGGGGTCCCCGACGAGGTGTGGGCGCACGTCGGCCCAGCTGCCGCCGAGCTGGCGGGGCACCGGGCGGCAGCCGCCGCCGAGGCCGAGGAGCGGCTGACCGACCGCCGACCGAGGAAGCCGCACCTGACCCTGGCCAGCCTGGGGGTCGTGCAGCACAGGCAAGGGCGGGGTTTCGGTGCCGCGCTGCTGGCCCCCGGGCTGGATCGCGCCGATCAGGACGAGCTGCCGGTGTGGCTGGAGACGAGTGCCGAGCCGAACGTGCGGTTCTACCGCCGCCTCGGCTTCGCGGTGACCGACGTCGTCGACCTGCCCCGCGGTGGCCCGCGCACCTGGTTGATGCTCCGCGAGCCTGGAACGACGACCGCCGATCGGACGGCGACCGCGGCGGTCGGGCGCCGGGCGGAGAGCGCCCCGTGA
- a CDS encoding heavy metal translocating P-type ATPase — protein MSTTAPATAAAATEQASCTLDIDGMTCASCVGRVEKALNRVTGVTAADVNLATEVATVRFDPAQIGVDELTAAVARAGYTATPRREAQSTAERPGTGADAPGEDRDGEAHLTALKRKWQITLATGLGLMVLMYVPLYLDTMDWLMPAILVVATVVQFWAGRDVYRAAWTAARHRSTNMNTLVALGTGVAYGYSAFVTLWPAAAERWGLPLHVYFETSLVILALVLAGRWMEARAKKQTAAAITALVGLAPKTARVVRNGAEVDVPVERVVVGDLIRVRPGDKVPVDGVVTDGATAVDESMLTGESLPVDKTVGDTVIGATINRTGTVVLRATAVGADTALAQIVRLVEDAQGAKVPLQRLADRVSAWFVPIVLGLAAATFLAWALLGPDTGRLTMAITTTIAVLIIACPCALGLATPTAVMVGTGRAAELGILIGNGDALETARRVTAVVLDKTGTITRGKPALTGITTTAGWAEDDILALVAAAETGSEHPVGEALVAAATARFLDLPPLRTFDAVPGHGIDAVVDERHVLVGNTALMTARSVDITALAGTAASAAAVGQTPMFVAIDGQPAAVLSVADTVKPESAQAVAQLQALDLQVWMITGDNAATATAIADQVGIEHVLAEVLPADKAAEVRRLQEQGHVVAFCGDGINDAAALSAADVGIAIGTGADVAIAASDITLIGGDLRVIVSAIALSRRTVTTMKQGLGWAFGYNLLLIPVAAGALYWWNGLLLDPVLASAAMAMSSVSVVTNALRLRRFHRPTMVDEILHPPLRARIGQYAYLTGIAVVALALGAGLTAVSRMDFAERGMNGQLAWAQGTGMPMRPAMSEMMTAEVPPTDATDARVDVRLDLPADVRPGQPTRLVATVVDSGTGEPIEDLTRSHEAWMHLIATREDLGTFAHVHPQPTSEPGQLAVEVTFPTAGRYIVNTEFRRQGEMGDVHQRQVITVAGAAPEPVVLAAGPRSVVVDGVRVELTGEAAAGGRSDLAFTFTDDATGRPVDDLQPYLAAAGHVVVMRADGQTFAHEHAEVEDDRGRPVFALPGQTFGPELDVHAEFATAGTYQLWAQFRLADGDVITVPFTIEAT, from the coding sequence ATGTCGACCACCGCACCGGCCACCGCAGCCGCAGCGACCGAGCAGGCCAGCTGCACCCTCGACATCGACGGCATGACCTGCGCCTCCTGCGTCGGCCGGGTGGAGAAGGCGCTCAACCGGGTGACCGGTGTGACCGCCGCCGACGTGAACCTGGCCACCGAGGTCGCCACCGTCCGCTTCGACCCGGCCCAGATCGGCGTGGACGAGCTGACCGCCGCGGTCGCCCGCGCCGGCTACACCGCGACCCCGCGCCGCGAGGCCCAGTCCACCGCCGAGCGCCCCGGCACCGGCGCCGACGCGCCCGGCGAGGACCGGGACGGCGAGGCGCACCTGACCGCGCTGAAGCGCAAGTGGCAGATCACCCTCGCCACCGGCCTCGGCCTGATGGTCCTGATGTACGTGCCGCTGTACCTGGACACGATGGACTGGCTGATGCCGGCGATCCTGGTGGTCGCGACCGTGGTGCAGTTCTGGGCCGGCCGCGACGTCTACCGCGCCGCGTGGACCGCGGCCCGGCACCGGTCGACGAACATGAACACCCTGGTGGCGCTGGGCACCGGCGTGGCCTACGGCTACAGCGCCTTCGTCACGCTCTGGCCCGCGGCGGCCGAGCGGTGGGGCCTGCCGCTGCACGTCTACTTCGAGACCTCGCTGGTCATCCTCGCCCTCGTCCTGGCCGGCCGGTGGATGGAGGCCCGCGCCAAGAAGCAGACCGCCGCGGCGATCACCGCCCTGGTCGGCCTCGCGCCGAAGACGGCGCGCGTGGTGCGCAACGGCGCCGAGGTCGACGTGCCGGTCGAGCGGGTCGTCGTCGGCGACCTGATCCGGGTGCGGCCCGGCGACAAGGTCCCGGTCGACGGCGTCGTCACCGATGGCGCCACCGCCGTGGACGAGAGCATGCTGACCGGCGAGAGCCTGCCGGTGGACAAGACCGTCGGGGACACCGTCATCGGCGCCACAATCAACCGCACCGGCACCGTGGTGCTGCGGGCCACCGCGGTCGGCGCCGACACCGCGCTCGCGCAGATCGTCCGCCTGGTGGAGGACGCGCAGGGCGCGAAGGTGCCCCTGCAGCGCCTCGCCGACCGGGTCTCGGCGTGGTTCGTGCCGATCGTCCTCGGCCTGGCCGCCGCCACCTTCCTCGCCTGGGCCTTGCTCGGCCCGGACACCGGCCGGCTGACGATGGCGATCACCACCACCATCGCGGTGCTGATCATCGCCTGCCCGTGCGCGCTCGGACTGGCCACGCCCACCGCAGTCATGGTCGGCACCGGACGCGCCGCCGAACTCGGCATCCTCATCGGCAACGGCGACGCGCTGGAGACCGCCCGCCGGGTCACCGCCGTCGTGCTGGACAAGACCGGCACCATCACCCGCGGCAAACCGGCCCTCACCGGCATCACCACCACCGCCGGCTGGGCCGAGGACGACATCCTGGCGCTCGTGGCGGCCGCGGAGACCGGCAGCGAACACCCCGTCGGCGAGGCGCTCGTCGCCGCCGCCACCGCCCGCTTCCTCGACCTGCCGCCACTGCGCACCTTCGACGCCGTCCCCGGCCACGGCATCGACGCAGTCGTCGACGAGCGGCACGTGCTGGTCGGCAACACTGCCCTGATGACCGCCCGCAGCGTGGACATCACCGCGCTCGCCGGCACCGCTGCCTCAGCAGCGGCGGTGGGCCAGACCCCGATGTTCGTCGCCATCGACGGGCAGCCGGCCGCGGTGCTCTCGGTCGCCGACACGGTCAAGCCCGAGTCGGCCCAGGCAGTCGCCCAGCTGCAGGCGCTCGATCTGCAGGTGTGGATGATCACCGGCGACAACGCCGCCACCGCCACCGCGATCGCCGACCAGGTCGGCATCGAGCACGTGCTCGCCGAGGTGCTGCCCGCCGACAAGGCAGCGGAGGTCCGCCGACTGCAGGAGCAGGGACACGTCGTCGCCTTCTGCGGAGACGGCATCAACGACGCGGCCGCGCTGTCGGCCGCCGACGTCGGCATCGCCATCGGCACCGGCGCCGACGTCGCCATCGCCGCCTCCGACATCACCCTCATCGGCGGCGACCTGCGCGTCATCGTCTCCGCGATCGCGCTGTCCCGGCGCACCGTGACCACCATGAAGCAGGGCCTGGGTTGGGCGTTCGGCTACAACCTGCTGCTGATCCCGGTCGCCGCCGGCGCCCTGTACTGGTGGAACGGGCTGCTGCTGGACCCGGTGCTCGCCTCCGCGGCGATGGCGATGAGCTCGGTCAGCGTCGTCACCAACGCGCTGCGGCTGCGCCGCTTCCACCGGCCGACCATGGTGGACGAGATCCTGCACCCGCCACTGCGCGCCCGCATCGGCCAGTACGCCTACCTGACCGGCATCGCGGTCGTCGCTCTCGCCCTCGGTGCGGGGCTGACCGCCGTGTCGCGGATGGACTTCGCCGAGCGCGGCATGAACGGCCAGCTGGCCTGGGCGCAGGGCACCGGCATGCCGATGCGGCCGGCGATGAGCGAGATGATGACCGCCGAGGTGCCGCCCACCGACGCCACCGACGCCCGCGTCGACGTCCGCCTCGACCTGCCCGCCGACGTGCGTCCCGGGCAGCCGACCCGGCTGGTCGCCACCGTCGTCGACAGCGGGACCGGCGAGCCGATCGAGGACCTCACCCGCAGCCACGAGGCGTGGATGCACCTGATCGCCACCCGGGAGGACCTGGGCACGTTCGCGCACGTCCACCCGCAGCCGACCAGCGAGCCCGGGCAGCTGGCCGTGGAGGTCACGTTCCCCACCGCCGGCCGGTACATCGTCAACACCGAGTTCCGGCGGCAGGGCGAGATGGGCGACGTCCACCAGCGTCAGGTGATCACCGTGGCCGGCGCCGCGCCGGAGCCGGTGGTCCTGGCGGCCGGGCCGCGCAGCGTGGTGGTCGACGGGGTCCGCGTCGAGCTCACGGGCGAGGCGGCGGCCGGCGGCCGCAGCGACCTGGCCTTCACCTTCACCGACGACGCCACGGGTCGGCCGGTCGACGACCTGCAGCCCTACCTCGCCGCCGCCGGCCACGTCGTGGTGATGCGGGCCGACGGGCAGACCTTCGCCCACGAGCACGCCGAGGTCGAGGACGACCGCGGCCGGCCGGTGTTCGCCCTGCCGGGCCAGACCTTCGGCCCGGAGCTCGATGTGCACGCCGAGTTCGCGACCGCCGGGACGTACCAGCTGTGGGCGCAGTTCCGGCTCGCGGACGGCGACGTGATCACGGTGCCGTTCACTATCGAGGCGACCTGA
- a CDS encoding MFS transporter, with amino-acid sequence MLWRGRGELPREVGILAVVAFVVALGFGIVAPAIPLFARSFGVGTTAVGLAVSAFAFFRFVSAFGGGSLVERFGERTVLSAGLAVVAVTTGLAGLAASFPLFLALRAAGGVGSAMFTVAALSLLLRVAPPSHRGRAAATWQGGFILGGIAGPAAGGLLAELSPRLPFFLYAGFLLLAGSVAMVLLRPSVTMQRSAEPAGTGPDLATDPVGLRTALRSRVYLTALVANLGVGWVLFGVRNSLVPLYVTEELGRTVAWAGAGLLAGSVAQALGLLRSGRLADTWGRRPALVLGAALATISTAALVLPPVLWVFLLSMAVFGLAASFLASVPAALVADVSPARGGRVVAVFQMSADLGAIVGPLVAGWLTDVVSYQAAFAVTTAVLAAGLGAALALPRTAGAPVRG; translated from the coding sequence GTGCTGTGGCGGGGGCGGGGGGAGCTGCCCCGTGAGGTCGGCATCCTCGCCGTCGTCGCCTTCGTCGTCGCGCTCGGTTTCGGCATCGTCGCACCGGCCATCCCGCTGTTCGCCCGGTCCTTCGGCGTCGGGACGACGGCCGTCGGGCTCGCCGTCAGCGCTTTCGCGTTCTTCCGCTTCGTCTCCGCCTTCGGCGGCGGTTCCCTGGTCGAGCGGTTCGGCGAGCGGACCGTCCTGTCCGCCGGCCTCGCCGTCGTCGCCGTCACCACCGGCCTGGCGGGTCTGGCGGCGTCCTTCCCGCTGTTCCTCGCCCTCCGGGCGGCCGGTGGCGTGGGCAGCGCCATGTTCACCGTCGCCGCTCTGTCGCTGCTGCTGCGGGTCGCCCCGCCCTCGCACCGCGGTCGTGCCGCGGCGACGTGGCAGGGCGGGTTCATCCTCGGCGGGATCGCCGGTCCGGCGGCCGGCGGGCTGCTCGCCGAGCTGTCCCCGCGCCTGCCCTTCTTCCTCTACGCCGGTTTCCTGCTGCTCGCCGGCTCGGTCGCCATGGTGCTGCTGCGCCCGTCCGTGACGATGCAGCGCTCGGCGGAACCCGCGGGAACCGGACCCGACCTCGCCACCGACCCGGTCGGGCTGCGGACGGCCCTGCGCTCCCGCGTCTACCTGACCGCGCTGGTGGCCAACCTCGGCGTGGGCTGGGTGCTGTTCGGCGTCCGCAACTCGCTGGTGCCCCTGTACGTCACCGAGGAACTGGGCCGGACCGTGGCCTGGGCCGGCGCCGGGCTGCTGGCCGGCTCGGTGGCGCAGGCGCTGGGCCTGCTGCGGTCGGGTCGGCTGGCCGACACCTGGGGACGGCGTCCCGCGCTCGTCCTCGGCGCCGCGCTGGCCACGATCTCGACGGCGGCCCTGGTCCTGCCTCCGGTGCTGTGGGTCTTCCTGCTGTCGATGGCCGTCTTCGGGCTGGCCGCCTCCTTCCTCGCCAGCGTGCCGGCGGCACTGGTCGCCGACGTCAGCCCGGCCCGTGGCGGCCGGGTGGTGGCGGTGTTCCAGATGTCGGCCGACCTCGGCGCCATCGTGGGACCGCTCGTGGCCGGCTGGCTGACCGACGTCGTCTCCTACCAGGCGGCCTTCGCCGTCACCACGGCCGTGCTGGCCGCCGGGCTCGGCGCCGCCCTCGCGCTCCCGCGGACAGCCGGCGCGCCCGTCCGGGGCTAG